A genome region from Vibrio tapetis subsp. tapetis includes the following:
- a CDS encoding ABC transporter permease, which translates to MTDILNVEPVEKPLKRESLWSKALQKFKRDRLGMVSLFVVSAYFAIAILVWSGLIAQQWDELLASGQMGPTAEYWFGTTINGQDIFQRAIYSTKTAFEVGLIVALFATSIGAIAGSFMGYYSGTVLDEFVLWIMNSIDCVPYFLLVAAIAVALDGNPYSMHIAMMFAFWTGTARVVRGEVIKLKNMEFTEAAHSLGVPTYKIIFKHLMPNTTHILLVEMTLLFITAIKSEVILSFLGLGIKDSISWGLMISEASGEVTAGHFSNFFAASGMLFVLVLAFNMFSDSLQDALDPRKV; encoded by the coding sequence ATGACGGATATACTCAATGTTGAGCCAGTAGAAAAACCGCTCAAACGTGAATCTCTGTGGAGTAAAGCTCTTCAAAAGTTCAAACGAGATCGCCTAGGTATGGTGAGCCTCTTTGTTGTCAGTGCGTATTTTGCTATCGCTATTTTGGTCTGGAGCGGCTTAATTGCCCAGCAATGGGACGAGCTACTCGCAAGCGGTCAAATGGGGCCAACGGCCGAATATTGGTTTGGCACGACGATTAACGGGCAAGACATATTTCAACGAGCCATCTACAGCACTAAAACTGCTTTTGAGGTTGGCCTGATTGTGGCTTTGTTCGCCACTTCCATTGGCGCGATCGCGGGTTCGTTCATGGGATATTATTCAGGTACGGTGTTAGATGAATTTGTCTTATGGATAATGAACAGTATTGATTGTGTACCGTATTTCTTATTGGTTGCCGCTATTGCAGTCGCGCTTGATGGGAACCCTTACTCCATGCACATCGCTATGATGTTTGCATTTTGGACAGGCACTGCGAGGGTCGTACGTGGCGAAGTCATCAAGCTTAAGAACATGGAATTTACCGAAGCGGCGCACTCGTTAGGGGTTCCGACCTACAAAATCATCTTTAAGCATTTAATGCCCAATACAACACACATTTTGTTGGTTGAAATGACGTTGCTCTTTATCACTGCAATTAAGAGTGAAGTGATCTTGAGCTTTTTAGGCTTAGGTATTAAAGACAGCATTAGCTGGGGCTTAATGATTTCTGAAGCAAGCGGCGAAGTGACGGCGGGCCATTTCAGTAACTTCTTTGCCGCTTCAGGCATGCTGTTTGTGTTGGTTTTGGCGTTCAATATGTTTTCTGATTCTCTGCAAGATGCACTAGACCCAAGGAAGGTTTGA
- a CDS encoding ABC transporter permease: METLKYCIRKLIYSMPLLLGVTLISFVLMVYFGPDKTYDLLGRNPTVEEINEIRHQLGYDKTFFVRYMEYLHQVITFDFGYSDSSGEKVTSILSKTIPVSLALVLPGFVLGHVISIALGLFAAQHRGTWLDKIIMSSSVVGMSISYLIVIIALQLIFCSSYGLNLFPVYGWDVSSLSDYLYYITVPTMCSVFVSVGYSTRFYRAIIVEETTRDHIRTAKAFGHNPTMILLKHVLKNAMIPIITRIVFSIPFVVIGGSLLLESYFGIPGIGLITYDAITTGDLPVLKAVIVLITVLFIGVVSVVDVLYKMVDPRISLK; the protein is encoded by the coding sequence ATGGAAACGTTGAAATATTGCATCCGAAAATTGATTTATAGCATGCCACTTTTACTTGGCGTTACGTTGATCAGTTTTGTATTAATGGTCTATTTCGGGCCTGATAAAACCTATGATTTGTTAGGTAGAAACCCAACTGTTGAAGAGATCAATGAGATTCGTCACCAGCTAGGTTACGACAAAACATTCTTTGTACGTTATATGGAGTACTTGCATCAAGTGATCACCTTTGACTTCGGCTATTCCGATTCAAGTGGTGAAAAGGTAACGAGCATTCTGAGTAAAACGATCCCAGTGTCTTTGGCTCTGGTATTGCCTGGTTTTGTATTGGGTCATGTGATCAGTATTGCTCTAGGGTTGTTTGCTGCCCAGCATCGAGGGACGTGGCTAGACAAAATAATCATGTCTAGCTCTGTTGTTGGTATGAGCATTTCGTACTTGATTGTTATTATCGCATTGCAGTTGATCTTCTGTTCCAGTTACGGGCTTAACCTCTTCCCAGTGTACGGCTGGGATGTGAGCTCCCTTTCGGACTACCTGTATTACATTACTGTCCCAACCATGTGTTCCGTATTTGTTTCGGTTGGTTATAGCACGAGATTTTATCGAGCTATCATTGTTGAAGAAACAACACGAGATCACATTCGAACTGCGAAAGCCTTTGGTCACAACCCAACCATGATTTTGCTTAAGCATGTCTTGAAAAACGCCATGATTCCAATCATTACCCGTATTGTATTTTCGATCCCATTCGTGGTGATTGGCGGGTCATTGTTGCTGGAAAGTTACTTTGGTATTCCGGGTATAGGGTTAATCACATACGATGCCATCACAACCGGTGACTTACCGGTTTTGAAGGCCGTGATTGTGTTAATTACTGTTTTGTTTATCGGCGTCGTCAGTGTTGTAGACGTGCTTTACAAAATGGTTGATCCGCGTATTTCATTAAAGTAG